One Homalodisca vitripennis isolate AUS2020 unplaced genomic scaffold, UT_GWSS_2.1 ScUCBcl_2715;HRSCAF=7750, whole genome shotgun sequence genomic window carries:
- the LOC124372239 gene encoding histone H2A: protein MSGRGKGGKVKGKAKSRSSRAGLQFPVGRIHRLLRKGNYAERVGAGAPVYLAAVMEYLAAEVLELAGNAARDNKKTRIIPRHLQLAIRNDEELNKLLSGVTIAQGGVLPNIQAVLLPKKTEKKA, encoded by the coding sequence ATGTCAGGACGAGGCAAAGGCGGTAAAGTGAAGGGAAAGGCAAAGTCCCGCTCGTCCAGGGCCGGTCTTCAGTTCCCGGTCGGCAGGATCCACCGTCTGCTCCGCAAGGGCAACTACGCCGAGCGAGTGGGTGCCGGAGCTCCGGTCTACCTGGCCGCCGTCATGGAGTATCTCGCCGCCGAGGTTCTCGAGTTGGCCGGTAACGCGGCCCGTGACAACAAGAAGACCAGGATCATTCCCCGTCACCTTCAGCTGGCCATCAGGAATGACGAGGAGCTGAACAAGCTCCTGTCCGGTGTCACCATCGCCCAGGGAGGTGTACTGCCAAACATCCAGGCCGTGCTCCTGCCCAAGAAGACCGAGAAGAAGGCCTAA
- the LOC124372242 gene encoding histone H2B translates to MPPKASGKAVKKAGKAQKNITKGDKKKKRRRKESYAIYIYKVLKQVHPDTGVSSKAMSIMNSFVNDIFERIAAEASRLAHYNKRSTITSREIQTAVRLLLPGELAKHAVSEGTKAVTKYTSSK, encoded by the coding sequence ATGCCACCGAAAGCGAGCGGAAAAGCCGTCAAGAAGGCCGGCAAGGCCCAGAAGAACATCACCAAGGGCGACAAGAAGAAGAAGCGCAGGAGGAAGGAGAGTTATGCCATCTACATCTACAAGGTGCTGAAACAGGTCCACCCCGACACCGGCGTCTCCAGCAAGGCCATGTCCATCATGAACAGCTTCGTGAACGACATATTCGAGCGCATAGCCGCCGAAGCTTCCCGCCTGGCCCACTACAACAAGCGGTCGACCATCACGTCGCGGGAGATCCAGACCGCCGTCAGGCTCCTGTTGCCCGGCGAGTTGGCCAAGCACGCCGTGAGCGAGGGTACCAAGGCCGTGACCAAGTACACCAGCTCCAAGTAA
- the LOC124372244 gene encoding histone H2A: MSGRGKGGKVKGKAKSRSSRAGLQFPVGRIHRLLRKGNYAERVGAGAPVYLAAVMEYLAAEVLELAGNAARDNKKTRIIPRHLQLAIRNDEELNKLLSGVTIAQGGVLPNIQAVLLPKKTEKKA; encoded by the coding sequence ATGTCAGGACGAGGCAAAGGCGGTAAAGTGAAGGGAAAGGCAAAGTCCCGCTCGTCCAGGGCCGGTCTACAGTTCCCGGTCGGCAGGATCCACCGTCTGCTCCGCAAGGGCAACTACGCCGAGCGAGTGGGTGCCGGAGCTCCGGTCTACCTGGCCGCCGTCATGGAGTATCTCGCCGCCGAGGTTCTCGAGTTGGCCGGTAACGCGGCCCGTGACAACAAGAAGACCAGGATCATTCCCCGTCACCTTCAGCTGGCCATCAGGAATGACGAGGAGCTGAACAAGCTCCTGTCCGGTGTCACCATCGCCCAGGGAGGTGTACTGCCAAACATCCAGGCCGTGCTCCTGCCCAAGAAGACCGAGAAGAAGGCCTAA
- the LOC124372246 gene encoding sterile alpha motif domain-containing protein 1-like has translation MAAHSTTGSKSIGGPVHAEERTAAVCYNCQQFNHSSRNCHLPARCVRCGGDHNVTNCTLPKDSRYADVLAAPRLRPDQPIPQQTSAAAPVAPAHTNTTIAPAPAPRKQRAAKAAATEPEAAAPPASAASASNHRYSAEKAEGPLKPP, from the exons ATGGCAGCTCACAGCACTACTGGGAGTAAGAGTATCGGTGGACCAGTTCACGCCGAGGAGAGGACTGCCGCAGTGTGCTACAACTGCCAGCAGTTCAATCACAGCTCGAGGAACTGCCACCTCCCAGCACGCTGTGTCAGATGTGGAGGAGACCACAACGTAACAAATTGCACCTTGCCAAAAGACAGCAG ATATGCCGATGTACTAGCCGCCCCCAGGCTCCGTCCGGACCAACCCATTCCACAACAGACATCAGCTGCAGCACCCGTAGCTCCGGCCCACACAAACACTACAATTGCTCCTGCTCCTGCTCCCAGAAAGCAGAGAGCCGCAAAGGCAGCAGCCACAGAGCCGGAAGCCGCAGCCCCACCTGCCTCAGCTGCCTCAGCCTCAAACCACCGCTACTCAGCAGAGAAGGCCGAGGGCCCGCTCAAACCGCCGTAG